A window of Juglans regia cultivar Chandler chromosome 7, Walnut 2.0, whole genome shotgun sequence contains these coding sequences:
- the LOC108984460 gene encoding CBL-interacting serine/threonine-protein kinase 9, with protein MFDRKSGKKMSLKKAPATRTRVGKYELGSTLGEGSFAKVKFAKNVDTRDSFAIKILDREQVLRHKMVEHLKREISTMKLIKHPNVVKIFEVMASKSKIYIVLEFVGGGELFDKIAKNGRLKEDEARGYFQQLINAVDYCHSRGVYHRDLKPENLLLDSYGVLKVSDFGLSAFSQQVREDGLLHTTCGTPNYVAPEVLNDKGYDGTASDIWSCGVILFVLMAGYLPFDEPNLAELYRKICKADFTCPSYFSAGAKKLIKRILDPNPLTRITIPEILEDEWFKKRYKPAYSEEEQNVNLDDVDAVFNDSKENLVTETKEKPVSMNAFELISRSPGFSLENLFEKQTGLVKRETRFTSQRPANEIMSKIEEAAKPLGFNVHKRNYKMKLQGDKTGRKGHLSVATEVFEVAPSLHMVELRKTGGDTLEFHKFYKSFSSGLKDVMWNGEENAGGLK; from the exons ATGTTTGATCGGAAGTCGGGTAAGAAGATGAGCTTGAAGAAGGCACCGGCGACGAGGACGCGCGTCGGGAAATATGAGCTGGGGAGTACACTGGGCGAGGGCAGCTTTGCCAAGGTCAAGTTCGCAAAGAACGTCGACACCCGTGACAGCTTTGCCATCAAAATCCTCGACCGTGAGCAAGTCCTCCGTCACAAGATGGTCGAACAT ctaAAAAGAGAAATTTCGACAATGAAGCTGATCAAACATCCAAATGTTGTTAAGATTTTTGAG GTTATGGCAAGCAAATCAAAGATCTACATCGTTCTTGAATTTGTTGGTGGTGGCGAGCTGTTTGACAAAATA GCCAAAAATGGGAGACTTAAAGAGGATGAAGCCAGGGGATATTTCCAACAGCTCATTAATGCTGTGGATTACTGCCACAGTAGAGGCGTGTACCACAGAGATTTGAAG CCTGAGAATCTTCTCCTAGACTCATATGGTGTTctcaaagtttcagattttggatTGAGTGCATTCTCACAGCAAGTACGG GAGGATGGGCTGCTTCACACTACCTGTGGTACCCCCAATTATGTTGCTCCTGAG GTGCTAAATGATAAAGGTTATGATGGCACAGCGTCTGATATTTGGTCTTGTGGGGTCATTCTCTTTGTACTTATGGCTGGTTACTTGCCATTTGACGAGCCAAATCTCGCGGAATTGTACAGAAAA ATTTGCAAGGCTGACTTCACATGTCCATCATATTTTTCAGCTGGTGCAAAGAAACTGATCAAGCGTATTCTTGATCCTAACCCCCTTACA CGGATAACAATTCCTGAAATCTTAGAAGATGAATGGTTCAAGAAAAGGTACAAGCCAGCATACTCTGAGGAGGAGCAGAATGTAAATCTTGATGACGTAGATGCTGTATTCAATGATTCAAAG GAAAATCTTGTTACAGAAACGAAAGAGAAACCTGTATCCATGAATGCTTTTGAGCTCATATCTCGGTCCCCGGGTTTCAGTCTTGAAAATTTGTTTGAGAAGCAGACG GGTCTTGTGAAGCGAGAAACCCGTTTCACTTCCCAGCGTCCTGCAAATGAAATTATGTCTAAAATTGAGGAAGCGGCAAAGCCCCTTGGCTTTAATGTTCACAAGCGAAACTACAAG ATGAAGTTACAGGGTGACAAAACCGGAAGGAAGGGCCACCTCTCAGTTGCAACTGAG GTGTTCGAGGTGGCTCCCTCCCTGCACATGGTAGAGCTCCGGAAAACTGGTGGTGACACATTGGAGTTTCACAAG TTCTACAAAAGCTTCTCCTCTGGATTAAAAGATGTAATGTGGAACGGTGAAGAAAATGCTGGAGGATTAaagtaa